The genomic region CGCCGCCGCCTTCCACGCGCCAGCGCCGAGCAGGGCGGCGAAGAGCAGGGTCCCCGGGGTGGTCAGGATCGACTGGAACGTCGCGAAGGCGTACGCGAAGGAGTGGCCGAGCTCGCGCGCGAACGGCTCGTGCGGCGTGTCGAAGCCGCCCTTCCGGATCACCCACGGCATCTCGCCGAAGAGCCCTCCCAGGATGGCGTGATAGGCGACCAGCGCCGCCAGCGCGGCGAGCGCGCCGAGCGCGAGCGCGCCACCCAGCGCCAGCGCCGGGCGCTCGGAGCCCGCGCGGCGGCGGACGTGGTTGAAGGTGCCGGCGGCCAGGACGGCCATGACCATCACCAGGCCGATCTCGTCCGAGAAGGCCGCGCCGACGAGCGCGACCGCCCGGGCGACGGCCGCGCGCGAGAGCAGGAAGAGGAGGACGAAAGTGACGCAGGTGTACTTGGCGTACGTGAACTGCATCTCGTACGCGTAGAAGGTCATGGGGTCGAGGGCGGCGAGGGCGAAGGCGAGGCAGGCCATCGTCTGCCTCCGCTCCGCCGGCTCGACGTGGCGCGTGACGAGCCGGGCCAGCAGCCCCGCGTTGAGCAGCAGCACGCCGAGCGTGAGCCAGCTCACGAATGGGAACGGGAGGCGGCTCCGGATCGCGGCCTCGAGGCCGAACAGGAGGTAGTTGACCAGGCGACCGCGGCTCAGGTCGTACGCGTTGACCCGCTGCAGGGCCTCCCAGAAGGCCGCGGGCGCCTCCCGCCAGCCGTGGACGGTCCCGTACACCTCCTGGAAGATCCCCATGAAGTGCAGGGCGTCCGGGTGGATCAGCCGCACCGGCGGGCGCACCAGCGTGAAGGCGATCACGCCCCCGACCAGCAGCGCCGCCGCGCCCGCCTTGGCCGCGGCCCCGGGGGAGCAGGCGCGCGGCTCGCCGCGCTTCGCGTCGTCGTTCACGTGGGGAGAGATACCACACCGCGCCGGGCCCCTGCCCGGACCCTCCCCGACCCCGCTACGTCGCCCACGGCTGGTTCGGCTGCGCCGGCGAGCCGCTGAGCCCGGTCTGCGAGGCCTGGCGGAGCTGCGCCGCCACCCCCTGGTAGCTGTGCAGCTTGTTGGCGTGGGCCACCACCTGCACCTCGCCGTCGTCGGCCAGGACCCGGCGCACCAGCTCGTCGCCGAGGGACGGGACGAGCTCGAGCGGGCCCTCGCAGAAGTTGCAGGTGCGGGTGTGCTCGACGCCCATGGCCCCGCACTGCTTGCAGCGCCAGCCGTCGGCGTCGAAGTCGGCCTCGAGGAGCAGCCGCCCCACGCGCCGCTCGTTGACCGCGAGGACCACGTCCTCGAGCCCCAGCACCGAGAGGGAGCCGCGCAGGGCCTGCCCCACCGCGCCGTCGATCCGCGCGATCTCGTCCCGCGCCTGCGCCACCGCCACCGCCTCGGCCGCCCGGGCGACGAGCTCGGCCCGCCCGCCCGCGCCGCCGTTGCCGTTGGTCCCCTCCGCCGGCGCCGGGTAGCGCGCGGCGATGCGATCGCAGACCCGCTCCGGCAGCTCGCGCTCGAAGTTCGCGAGGGCCTGCTGCGGTCCGAAGAGCACCACGTGGCTGCGCGGCGCGCGGTCGAACAGGTGCACCAGCTCGTCGGCGGCCATGCGCCGGAACCGGGCCAGCAGCTCGTCCACGTGGCGCGCGTTCTTCTCGGCCCGCTCGAACTGCTCGCCGGCGCCGGCGCCGAAGGAGGCGTCGCCCACCCGGCGCGGCATGGGGCCGGCGACCGTGATCTCCCCGACCACCTCGTTGGCGGCCACCTCGTAGATGTGCGCGCCGCGGACGGAGGCCAGCACCACCAGCGCCGGCTCGAGCTCTCCCGCGAGCCGGGCGAGCTGC from Anaeromyxobacter paludicola harbors:
- a CDS encoding baeRF10 domain-containing protein, giving the protein MTSQELRGHLAELAAVRSDDDPILSLYLDIRWNDEQQRDRVRVWLQERTKAALAGRAEPEQASLARTLEQARELVQQTFERSAGEGKRGLALFACGRIGLWKPLFFHEPLENQFTVDRVPRLLQLARLAGELEPALVVLASVRGAHIYEVAANEVVGEITVAGPMPRRVGDASFGAGAGEQFERAEKNARHVDELLARFRRMAADELVHLFDRAPRSHVVLFGPQQALANFERELPERVCDRIAARYPAPAEGTNGNGGAGGRAELVARAAEAVAVAQARDEIARIDGAVGQALRGSLSVLGLEDVVLAVNERRVGRLLLEADFDADGWRCKQCGAMGVEHTRTCNFCEGPLELVPSLGDELVRRVLADDGEVQVVAHANKLHSYQGVAAQLRQASQTGLSGSPAQPNQPWAT